One genomic region from Reichenbachiella ulvae encodes:
- a CDS encoding FMN-binding glutamate synthase family protein: MRSKFIVGSILLLIGVGVTYLFWPPILWSLILIVPIIFQGVVDLLQKKHTLRRNFPVLGIGRYLMEDLRPKIYQYFIESETDGTPINRMFRSIVYQRAKGVLSTNPFGTKMDVYRTGYEWANHSIMALDAKDLDPHPRTLVGGPDCKRPYNASIFNVSAMSFGALSKNAILALNGGAKKGNFAHNTGEGSISPYHLQYGGDLIWQIGTGYFGCRNEDGTFNGEKFKEKALLESVKMIEIKLSQGAKPGHGGILPAEKNTPEIAAIRHVKPHTRVDSPPTHKEFKNPIEMMDFVKKLRDLSDGKPVGFKLCVGNKLEFIDLCIAMTNTGIKPDFITIDGGEGGTGAAPLEFSNSIGMPLRDGLAFVHDTLRGYDLRKDIKLFASGKILSGFHMFRLFALGADACYSARGMMLALGCIQALECNNNNCPTGIATQKNHLMKGLDVEDKINRVAKFQNETVHSFVEFMGSTGVDDTHKIKRHHVYRRVSQDKIKTYAEIYPQVKIGEFT, from the coding sequence ATGCGTAGCAAGTTCATTGTTGGTTCTATTTTATTATTAATTGGTGTAGGAGTTACCTATCTCTTTTGGCCTCCGATCTTATGGTCATTGATCCTGATTGTCCCGATTATCTTTCAGGGAGTCGTCGATTTGCTTCAAAAGAAACACACCTTGAGAAGAAACTTCCCTGTCCTGGGCATCGGTCGATACCTAATGGAAGACCTTAGACCTAAGATCTACCAGTATTTCATAGAGTCAGAAACAGATGGCACACCCATCAACAGGATGTTTAGATCCATCGTCTACCAAAGAGCAAAAGGAGTGCTCTCAACCAATCCTTTTGGCACCAAAATGGACGTGTACCGAACGGGTTACGAATGGGCCAATCACTCCATTATGGCACTGGATGCAAAGGATCTGGATCCTCATCCTCGCACCCTGGTTGGCGGGCCTGATTGCAAGCGACCCTACAATGCCAGTATCTTCAATGTATCTGCTATGAGTTTCGGAGCACTGAGCAAAAATGCAATCCTGGCTCTCAATGGAGGTGCAAAAAAGGGAAACTTTGCTCACAACACAGGCGAAGGGAGCATCAGCCCTTACCACCTTCAATACGGAGGAGACCTTATCTGGCAAATAGGCACCGGGTACTTTGGGTGTAGAAATGAAGATGGAACCTTCAATGGAGAAAAATTCAAAGAAAAAGCACTGTTAGAAAGTGTGAAAATGATCGAAATCAAACTATCGCAAGGGGCAAAACCCGGTCATGGAGGAATTTTACCAGCAGAAAAAAACACGCCAGAAATAGCGGCCATCAGACACGTCAAGCCTCACACCCGCGTGGACTCGCCTCCTACCCACAAGGAATTCAAAAATCCCATCGAGATGATGGATTTCGTCAAAAAATTGCGAGACTTATCTGATGGAAAGCCCGTAGGATTCAAGCTCTGCGTAGGCAACAAACTGGAGTTTATAGACCTATGTATCGCAATGACAAATACAGGCATCAAACCTGATTTCATCACCATAGATGGTGGGGAAGGAGGAACAGGAGCCGCTCCACTTGAGTTCTCAAACAGCATCGGTATGCCCCTACGCGACGGACTGGCATTTGTACATGATACATTGAGAGGCTATGACCTAAGAAAGGACATCAAGCTTTTTGCGTCCGGCAAGATTCTCTCGGGATTCCATATGTTTAGACTCTTTGCGCTGGGAGCAGATGCATGCTATAGCGCCAGAGGTATGATGCTTGCACTAGGATGTATACAAGCCCTCGAATGCAACAACAACAATTGTCCTACAGGCATTGCTACTCAAAAAAATCATCTCATGAAGGGGCTGGATGTAGAAGATAAAATCAACCGAGTGGCCAAATTCCAAAATGAAACTGTACATAGCTTTGTGGAGTTTATGGGATCCACAGGAGTAGACGATACC